One Stenotrophomonas maltophilia DNA window includes the following coding sequences:
- a CDS encoding TonB-dependent receptor gives MKANPNSARLRRAALPVLCALLLHTAPVLAADAAPPTTLDTVRVIDTRSGELSSTANAGSALGLSVLQTPASLTVISREQLEQRGDSNLNDAISRAGAISAMPHPGNGLSALSSRGFTDGASVMRLYDGLRQYGGVGITFPFDTWSIERIEVLRGPASVIHGDGAIGGVINIVPKKPSRGAIENEISVTVGSEDTARLGFGSGGALTPDLAYRLDVSGNYGGGWVDRGRSSDATFSGALLWQPRQDLQLTLTHAQGYQKPMRYFGTPLVDGRQLEALRHRNYNVEDSEIRYRDRWTQLDALWTPNANVEWRTRLYQIDSQRDWRNAEAYVYNPRTGLIDRSGNTQITHNQDQTGLTSTLRVQENIAGLANSFAVGLDANRAHFKHTNNTYAGSSGPVDPFDPVPGQFASDAPDLPRYRNRAEQYALFVEDRLALSERWSVLGGLRHDRARIDRTDLISGQNAFSKTYSSTGWRAGTVLALQPTLSLYAQYSQAADPVSGLLMISPANGAFDLAKGRQIEVGLKQAFDGGEWTLAAYRIRKTGLLSRDPLVPDRRVQVGAQTSRGIEASLNWNFAPHWSLDANATVLKAEFEDFLETTGSPAVLVSRDGSVPPNVAERLANAWLSWQFLPDWSAAAGVRYVGKRYADNANTLELPGYSTTDLALIWQAAPRTRLSARLFNVFDKAYYATAYYTSTQWLLGADRRVEFTVDHRF, from the coding sequence ATGAAAGCCAACCCCAACTCCGCGCGCCTGCGCAGGGCGGCGCTGCCTGTCCTGTGTGCGTTGCTCCTGCACACCGCCCCCGTACTTGCCGCCGATGCGGCCCCACCAACCACGCTGGATACCGTGCGGGTAATCGATACCCGCAGTGGTGAGCTGTCGTCCACCGCCAACGCCGGGTCTGCGCTGGGACTGAGCGTGCTGCAGACACCGGCCAGCCTCACCGTCATCTCGCGCGAACAGCTGGAACAGCGGGGCGACAGCAACCTCAACGATGCGATCAGCCGCGCTGGTGCGATCAGTGCCATGCCGCACCCGGGCAATGGTCTGAGTGCACTGTCCAGCCGCGGCTTCACCGATGGCGCCTCGGTGATGCGCCTGTACGACGGGCTGCGACAGTACGGTGGCGTGGGCATCACTTTCCCGTTCGATACCTGGTCGATCGAGCGCATCGAAGTACTGCGTGGACCGGCCTCGGTGATCCATGGCGATGGTGCGATCGGCGGCGTGATCAACATCGTGCCGAAGAAGCCCTCGCGTGGCGCCATCGAGAACGAGATCAGCGTGACCGTGGGCAGCGAGGACACTGCGCGCCTGGGCTTCGGCAGCGGCGGTGCGCTGACCCCGGACCTGGCCTATCGGTTGGATGTGAGTGGCAATTACGGCGGTGGCTGGGTTGACCGTGGCCGAAGCAGTGACGCGACCTTTTCCGGTGCCTTGCTGTGGCAGCCGCGGCAGGACCTGCAGCTGACCCTCACCCATGCGCAGGGCTACCAGAAACCGATGCGCTACTTCGGCACGCCGCTGGTGGATGGCCGCCAACTGGAAGCGCTGCGCCATCGCAACTACAACGTGGAAGACAGCGAGATCCGCTACCGTGATCGCTGGACCCAGCTCGACGCGCTGTGGACACCGAACGCGAATGTGGAATGGCGCACGCGCCTCTACCAGATCGACAGCCAGCGCGATTGGCGCAATGCCGAGGCCTATGTCTACAACCCGCGTACCGGGTTGATCGACCGTTCGGGCAATACCCAGATCACGCACAACCAGGACCAGACCGGGCTGACCTCGACGCTGCGTGTGCAAGAGAACATCGCGGGCCTGGCCAACAGCTTCGCCGTGGGGCTTGATGCCAACCGCGCACACTTCAAACACACCAACAACACCTATGCCGGCAGCTCGGGCCCGGTCGATCCGTTCGATCCGGTGCCGGGCCAGTTCGCCAGCGATGCGCCGGACCTGCCGCGCTATCGCAACCGCGCCGAGCAGTACGCGCTGTTCGTGGAAGACCGGTTGGCATTGAGCGAACGCTGGTCGGTACTGGGTGGGTTGCGCCACGACCGCGCGCGCATCGACCGCACCGATCTGATCAGCGGCCAGAACGCGTTCTCGAAGACCTACAGCAGCACCGGCTGGCGTGCGGGTACGGTGCTCGCGTTGCAGCCGACGCTGAGCCTGTACGCGCAGTACTCGCAGGCGGCGGATCCGGTCAGCGGCCTACTGATGATAAGTCCGGCCAACGGTGCCTTCGATCTGGCCAAGGGGCGGCAGATCGAAGTGGGCCTGAAGCAGGCCTTCGACGGTGGCGAGTGGACGCTGGCGGCGTATCGCATCCGCAAGACCGGGCTGCTCAGCCGCGATCCGCTGGTGCCGGATCGCCGCGTGCAGGTGGGCGCGCAGACCTCGCGCGGTATCGAGGCGTCGCTGAACTGGAACTTCGCGCCACACTGGTCGCTGGATGCCAATGCCACGGTACTGAAGGCCGAGTTCGAGGACTTCCTGGAAACCACCGGTTCGCCGGCGGTGCTGGTGTCGCGTGATGGCAGCGTGCCGCCGAACGTGGCTGAGCGGCTGGCGAACGCATGGCTGAGCTGGCAGTTCCTGCCAGACTGGAGCGCAGCCGCGGGTGTGCGTTATGTCGGCAAGCGCTACGCCGACAATGCCAATACGCTGGAATTGCCCGGCTACAGCACCACTGACCTTGCGCTGATCTGGCAGGCGGCGCCGCGCACGAGGCTGTCCGCGCGGCTGTTCAACGTGTTCGACAAGGCGTACTACGCCACCGCGTACTACACCAGCACGCAGTGGCTGCTGGGCGCGGATCGCCGCGTCGAGTTCACCGTCGACCATCGCTTCTGA
- a CDS encoding PepSY-associated TM helix domain-containing protein translates to MSLRSTAKRWTYLVHRWLGIGGCLLMLLWFVSGMVMLFIGYPKLTPGERLAALPVLTEACDLRGLSVLPTAVQAEPESVALTTLRGEPAYVVRNGSNVGAWSAYTGHALLPVSAQRAEASAAQFAGGQAFVGATRVDEDRWTHSRALDAHRPLYRVEVGGTKPGDLYVSSHTGEVVLDAPHVQQRWNYVGAWLHWLYFLRMQSVDPVWTWVVIVLSALCTVAAVSGIVVGVWRWRFHGRYRSGAKTPYVEPWMRWHHLIGLVAAAFVFTWIFSGLMSMNPLGVFSSTREAIDVERYRGGAVAVDGALGEPAKLLAVADAERFQPVEIQWRRIGGELFAVLLDGKGDTRIVSEANGRLQVARRLPAAWLQQKAKAMSAAPMQQFTILQAADAYFYPRAPEAMNGAAVRRFPVAVARFGDAEATRVYIDLATGDPLLTMGQRERVGRWLFYFLHSWDLPAMLRQQYTRLGVLLVLSVAGTALCATATVIGYRRLRMKVRRRRP, encoded by the coding sequence ATGTCGCTGCGATCCACTGCCAAGCGTTGGACCTATCTGGTGCATCGCTGGCTGGGCATTGGTGGGTGCCTGCTGATGCTGCTGTGGTTCGTCAGCGGCATGGTGATGCTGTTCATCGGCTACCCGAAGCTGACGCCGGGTGAGCGGCTGGCGGCATTGCCGGTGCTGACTGAGGCCTGCGATCTGCGGGGGCTGTCGGTACTGCCGACGGCGGTGCAGGCCGAGCCGGAAAGCGTGGCACTGACCACGCTGCGTGGCGAGCCTGCGTATGTGGTGCGCAATGGCAGCAACGTGGGCGCCTGGTCGGCGTACACCGGCCACGCCCTGCTGCCCGTATCGGCACAGCGCGCAGAGGCATCCGCTGCACAGTTCGCCGGCGGCCAGGCATTCGTGGGTGCGACGCGCGTGGACGAGGACCGCTGGACGCATTCGCGTGCGCTGGACGCGCATCGGCCGCTGTACCGGGTGGAGGTGGGGGGTACGAAGCCCGGTGACCTGTATGTGTCTTCGCACACTGGCGAAGTGGTGCTGGACGCACCGCATGTGCAGCAGCGCTGGAACTACGTGGGTGCGTGGCTGCACTGGCTGTATTTCCTGCGCATGCAGTCGGTGGATCCGGTGTGGACGTGGGTGGTGATCGTGTTGTCCGCGCTGTGCACGGTGGCGGCGGTCAGCGGCATCGTGGTGGGGGTGTGGCGCTGGCGCTTCCATGGGCGCTACCGTTCGGGCGCGAAGACGCCCTATGTCGAACCATGGATGCGCTGGCATCATCTGATCGGGCTGGTGGCTGCGGCCTTCGTGTTCACCTGGATCTTCAGCGGGCTGATGTCGATGAATCCACTGGGGGTCTTCAGCAGCACGCGTGAAGCGATCGATGTTGAACGCTATCGTGGCGGCGCGGTGGCGGTGGATGGCGCGTTGGGTGAGCCGGCGAAGCTTCTGGCGGTGGCCGATGCTGAGCGCTTCCAACCGGTCGAGATCCAGTGGCGCCGCATCGGGGGCGAGCTGTTCGCGGTGCTGTTGGATGGGAAAGGCGATACCCGCATCGTGTCCGAGGCTAACGGGCGGCTGCAGGTCGCGCGGCGTCTGCCGGCAGCATGGCTGCAGCAGAAGGCCAAGGCGATGTCCGCTGCGCCCATGCAGCAGTTCACGATCCTTCAGGCAGCGGATGCGTACTTCTATCCGCGCGCGCCGGAGGCGATGAACGGTGCGGCGGTACGGCGCTTCCCGGTGGCGGTGGCCCGGTTCGGCGATGCCGAGGCCACGCGCGTTTACATCGACCTGGCGACGGGCGATCCATTGCTGACGATGGGGCAGCGTGAGCGGGTCGGGCGCTGGCTGTTCTACTTCCTGCACAGCTGGGACCTGCCCGCCATGCTGCGCCAGCAGTACACGCGGCTGGGCGTGCTGCTGGTGCTGAGCGTGGCGGGCACGGCGCTGTGCGCCACCGCTACGGTGATCGGCTATCGGCGTCTGCGGATGAAAGTGCGGCGTCGGCGGCCTTAG
- a CDS encoding RICIN domain-containing protein codes for MIQLSAQVDGQALGLYHIPGNEQIGGFVEFKVNGQPVGKVQVSTGNTPMLGLVSDLDKDCWGAVRDVQFCTHKYAYGRPARVAVNYAVPAGFTTASITATFSGDGQFSQGSVSAPVNLRNIPTFGEIRGAGNKCLDAEGANTGPGTAIQVWDCTPGTPQQLWTVKPNTSTITGVPSNRVLDIVGYGTSNGSRVQLYDAHGDWNQSWKFANTSIVGVANKVLDATGASSANGTKIQLYSNAQTSNQKWEFNPANGSIVGVGGKCLDVEGANTADGTRVQLWDCTGVPQQRFELGADGSIRGLGGKCLEAADGASHDGNPIRMWSCNGGAHQSWRLVGEIRNPQTNMCLDDPGLGNTNGSKVHMWMCHGGDNQRWEFSSY; via the coding sequence GTGATCCAGCTGTCTGCGCAGGTCGATGGCCAAGCGCTCGGGCTGTATCACATTCCGGGTAATGAGCAAATCGGCGGCTTCGTCGAATTCAAGGTCAACGGCCAGCCGGTGGGCAAGGTGCAGGTCAGTACCGGCAATACGCCGATGCTCGGTCTGGTGTCCGACCTGGACAAGGACTGCTGGGGCGCGGTCCGCGATGTGCAGTTCTGTACGCACAAATACGCCTACGGTCGGCCGGCGCGGGTCGCAGTCAATTACGCCGTTCCTGCGGGCTTCACCACGGCCTCGATCACCGCCACCTTCAGCGGCGATGGCCAGTTCTCGCAGGGCTCGGTGTCGGCGCCGGTCAACCTGCGCAATATTCCCACCTTTGGTGAGATTCGCGGCGCAGGCAACAAGTGCCTCGATGCCGAGGGCGCCAACACGGGTCCGGGTACTGCCATCCAGGTGTGGGACTGCACGCCGGGTACCCCGCAGCAGTTGTGGACGGTGAAGCCCAACACGTCGACCATCACCGGCGTGCCCAGCAACCGCGTGCTCGACATCGTGGGTTACGGCACCAGCAATGGAAGCCGGGTCCAGCTGTATGACGCGCACGGTGATTGGAATCAGTCGTGGAAGTTCGCCAACACGTCCATCGTGGGTGTGGCCAACAAGGTGCTCGATGCAACGGGCGCCTCAAGTGCCAACGGCACCAAGATCCAGCTGTACAGCAATGCGCAGACCAGCAACCAGAAGTGGGAATTCAACCCGGCCAATGGTTCGATTGTCGGCGTCGGCGGCAAGTGCCTGGATGTGGAAGGCGCGAATACGGCTGATGGTACGCGCGTACAGCTGTGGGATTGCACGGGCGTGCCGCAGCAGCGCTTCGAGCTGGGTGCCGATGGTTCGATCCGCGGACTGGGCGGGAAGTGCCTGGAAGCGGCTGATGGTGCCAGCCACGACGGCAATCCGATCCGCATGTGGTCGTGCAATGGTGGTGCACACCAGTCCTGGCGCCTAGTGGGTGAGATCCGCAACCCGCAGACCAACATGTGCCTGGATGATCCGGGCCTGGGCAACACCAACGGTTCCAAGGTGCACATGTGGATGTGCCATGGCGGCGACAACCAGCGTTGGGAGTTCTCCTCCTACTGA